From the genome of Xyrauchen texanus isolate HMW12.3.18 chromosome 22, RBS_HiC_50CHRs, whole genome shotgun sequence, one region includes:
- the rab32b gene encoding ras-related protein Rab-32 yields IGNRSVSADAICCHCRRKMSGESKLGSTEHLFKVLVIGDSDVGKTSFVKRYVRNQFFEDLKSTIGVDFSMKVIEWDSQTLVRLQLWDIGGQEHVRGMNRVYFRGSSGAVVVYDMTNGSTLEGALNWKRELDCNVMLKNGRPIPAVLLANKCDQIKLCQQNSAVLEKLCQEKGFIGWFETSAKENFNVDTAAKFLVKHILQANQESANEEVQEIQINLTQQSNTNSTCC; encoded by the exons ATCGGAAATAGGTCAGTTAGTGCAGATGCTATTTGCTGCCACTGTCGAAGAAAAATGTCAGGGGAATCCAAATTAGGATCcactgaacatttatttaaagttttgGTAATTGGAGACAGTGATGTTGGAAAAACCAGCTTTGTGAAGCGTTATGTGAGAAATCAGTTTTTCGAGGACTTGAAATCGACCATTGGTGTGGATTTCTCTATGAAGGTCATTGAGTGGGACAGTCAAACTCTAGTGAGATTACAGCTATGGGATATAGGAG GTCAAGAGCATGTAAGGGGAATGAACCGAGTGTACTTCAGAGGATCGAGTGGGGCAGTTGTCGTGTATGACATGACAAATGGTTCAACATTGGAAGGAGCTCTGAACTGGAAACGTGAACTCGATTGTAATGTAATGTTGAAAAATGGCCGTCCAATCCCTGCAGTTCTGCTAGCCAATAAGTGTGATCAGATTAAATTGTGCCAACAGAATTCTGCTGTTCTGGAGAAGCTCTGCCAAGAGAAGGGTTTTATTGGATGGTTTGAGACATCAGCGAAG GAGAACTTCAATGTGGATACAGCTGCTAAATTCCTTGTGAAGCACATTCTTCAAGCCAACCAGGAGTCAGCGAATGAGGAAGTCCAGGAGATCCAAATAAATCTCACACAGCAATCAAATACGAACTCTACTTGCTGTTAA